A stretch of the Acyrthosiphon pisum isolate AL4f chromosome A2, pea_aphid_22Mar2018_4r6ur, whole genome shotgun sequence genome encodes the following:
- the LOC100158665 gene encoding kelch-like protein 2 isoform X2, whose protein sequence is MQNMNQILEPSRCEPARYDYKKSSYAEIYDVLQSLRQDEILCDIKLETDDGGFIFGHKVVLASASPYFHAMFTNFSEKNQDLVTIRQLDYSALQLLIDFVYSGKISITEKNVQILLPASNLLQLQEVKNACCDFLQAQLCPTNVIGINLLADLHGCMQLSTSSELYIQQHFSDVVEEEEFLSLSSEQIVKLISSDELTVPSEEKIFESVIRWVKHDLDSRKRILPQLIEHMHLPLTSKGYILKNVVDEPLLNNCFKCKDYVLEALRFHLLKSEELIPIPHNIRTKPRQPGGTHKVILVVGGLGINRNILNSTEWYDPKINKWQYGPKMITPRYAGGLVVVNDNFVLGLGGSNSKSTLQSIDGIDLTSESSRWRPTYDMLVERRWFGVGVINNCIYAVGGHDGNSYLNSAEVFDCRTRKCHTISNMFTKRFGHGLGVLNNLLYVVGGQFEKSVECYHPSLDKWTPIADMCVRRSAVGVGVVDDVLYAVGGCDGHQVWSSVEAYSPSTGVWTNIPDMHLCRRSAGVAVLDGLLYVVGGQDGASVLDSVEYYNPNTNKWTMVTASMNVARRYAGVVAIDSVRMFCEKVFCTYSIN, encoded by the exons ATGCAAAATATGAATCAAATTCTGGAACCCAGTCGATGTGAACCAGCTAGATACGACTATAAGAAATCGTCGTATGCGGAGATTTATGATGTGTTACAATCCTTACGCCA agatGAGATTCTTTGTGATATTAAACTAGAAACAGACGATGGTGGATTTATATTCGGCCACAAAGTAGTTCTAGCATCGGCTAGTCCATATTTCCATGCAATGTTCacaaatttttcagaaaaaaatcaaGATCTCGTTACTATCAGACAGTTGGACTACAGTGCTCTACAGCTCTTAATAGACTTTGTTTATTCTGGGAAAATCTCCATCACTGAAAAAAATGTGcag attttgttgCCAGCATCGAATCTTTTGCAATTACAAGAAGTCAAAAACGCATGTTGTGATTTTCTACAGGCACAACTATGTCCTACAAATGTTATTGGGATAAATTTGTTAGCTGATTTACATGGATGTATGCAATTGTCAACAAGTTcagaattatatattcaacaaCACTTTTc TGATGTGGTAGAAGAAGAAGAATTCCTGTCCTTGTCATCCGAGCAAATAGTTAAGTTGATCTCCAGTGATGAACTTACAGTTCCATCTGAAGAAAAA atatttgaaagtGTTATTCGATGGGTAAAACATGATTTGGATTCTAGAAAACGAATTTTGCCCCAATTAATAGAACATATGCATTTACCGTTAACATCGAAaggttacatattaaaaaatgtggTTGATGAACCTCttcttaataattgttttaaat gcaAAGATTACGTACTTGAAGCATTGCGTTTTCATTTACTTAAGTCAGAAGAACTTATCCCAATCCCACATAACATCCGGACTAAACCTAGACAGCCTGGTGGTacacataaa gtTATTTTAGTGGTTGGTGGACTAGGGATCAATcgcaacattttaaatagtacAGAATGGTATGACCCAAAAATCAACAAATGGCAGTATGGACCAAAAATGATTACACCACGATACGCTGGTGGTCTAGTTGtagtaaatgataattttgtgTTAGGTTTGGGTGGTTCAAATTCTAAATCAACTTTACAATCAATTGATGGGATAGATTTAACTTCAGAATCATCTCGTTGGAGACCAACCTACGACATGTTAGTTGAACGACGATGGTTTGGAGTTGgtgtgataaataattgtatatatgcC gTTGGCGGTCATGATggaaatagttatttaaacagTGCAGAAGTTTTTGACTGCAGAACTCGAAAATGTCATACGATATCTAATATGTTTACAAAACGATTTGGTCATGGGCTTGGAGTActgaataatcttttatatgtg GTAGGAGGTCAATTCGAGAAATCTGTCGAATGTTATCATCCCAGTCTTGATAAATGGACACCAATTGCAGACATGTGTGTACGCCGCAGTGCAGTGGGTGTTGGAGTTGTAGATGATGTACTTTATGCTGTAGGTGGTTGTGATGGACATCAGGTTTGGAGTAGTGTCGAAGCATACAGTCCAAGTACAGGAGTTTGGACTAATATTCCAGACATGCATTTGTGTCGACGTAGTGCTG GAGTAGCAGTATTAGATGGTTTATTGTATGTCGTCGGTGGTCAGGACGGAGCTTCTGTTCTGGATTCTGTAGAATATTACAACCCTAACACTAATAAATGGACCATGGTCACAGCGTCAATGAATGTTGCAAGGAGATATGCAGGAGTTGTTGCCATCGATAG tgttCGAATGTTTTGTGAGAAGGTTTTTTGTACCTACAGTATAAATTGA
- the LOC100158665 gene encoding kelch-like protein 2 isoform X1, translating into MQNMNQILEPSRCEPARYDYKKSSYAEIYDVLQSLRQDEILCDIKLETDDGGFIFGHKVVLASASPYFHAMFTNFSEKNQDLVTIRQLDYSALQLLIDFVYSGKISITEKNVQILLPASNLLQLQEVKNACCDFLQAQLCPTNVIGINLLADLHGCMQLSTSSELYIQQHFSDVVEEEEFLSLSSEQIVKLISSDELTVPSEEKIFESVIRWVKHDLDSRKRILPQLIEHMHLPLTSKGYILKNVVDEPLLNNCFKCKDYVLEALRFHLLKSEELIPIPHNIRTKPRQPGGTHKVILVVGGLGINRNILNSTEWYDPKINKWQYGPKMITPRYAGGLVVVNDNFVLGLGGSNSKSTLQSIDGIDLTSESSRWRPTYDMLVERRWFGVGVINNCIYAVGGHDGNSYLNSAEVFDCRTRKCHTISNMFTKRFGHGLGVLNNLLYVVGGQFEKSVECYHPSLDKWTPIADMCVRRSAVGVGVVDDVLYAVGGCDGHQVWSSVEAYSPSTGVWTNIPDMHLCRRSAGVAVLDGLLYVVGGQDGASVLDSVEYYNPNTNKWTMVTASMNVARRYAGVVAIDRSRVRMFCEKVFCTYSIN; encoded by the exons ATGCAAAATATGAATCAAATTCTGGAACCCAGTCGATGTGAACCAGCTAGATACGACTATAAGAAATCGTCGTATGCGGAGATTTATGATGTGTTACAATCCTTACGCCA agatGAGATTCTTTGTGATATTAAACTAGAAACAGACGATGGTGGATTTATATTCGGCCACAAAGTAGTTCTAGCATCGGCTAGTCCATATTTCCATGCAATGTTCacaaatttttcagaaaaaaatcaaGATCTCGTTACTATCAGACAGTTGGACTACAGTGCTCTACAGCTCTTAATAGACTTTGTTTATTCTGGGAAAATCTCCATCACTGAAAAAAATGTGcag attttgttgCCAGCATCGAATCTTTTGCAATTACAAGAAGTCAAAAACGCATGTTGTGATTTTCTACAGGCACAACTATGTCCTACAAATGTTATTGGGATAAATTTGTTAGCTGATTTACATGGATGTATGCAATTGTCAACAAGTTcagaattatatattcaacaaCACTTTTc TGATGTGGTAGAAGAAGAAGAATTCCTGTCCTTGTCATCCGAGCAAATAGTTAAGTTGATCTCCAGTGATGAACTTACAGTTCCATCTGAAGAAAAA atatttgaaagtGTTATTCGATGGGTAAAACATGATTTGGATTCTAGAAAACGAATTTTGCCCCAATTAATAGAACATATGCATTTACCGTTAACATCGAAaggttacatattaaaaaatgtggTTGATGAACCTCttcttaataattgttttaaat gcaAAGATTACGTACTTGAAGCATTGCGTTTTCATTTACTTAAGTCAGAAGAACTTATCCCAATCCCACATAACATCCGGACTAAACCTAGACAGCCTGGTGGTacacataaa gtTATTTTAGTGGTTGGTGGACTAGGGATCAATcgcaacattttaaatagtacAGAATGGTATGACCCAAAAATCAACAAATGGCAGTATGGACCAAAAATGATTACACCACGATACGCTGGTGGTCTAGTTGtagtaaatgataattttgtgTTAGGTTTGGGTGGTTCAAATTCTAAATCAACTTTACAATCAATTGATGGGATAGATTTAACTTCAGAATCATCTCGTTGGAGACCAACCTACGACATGTTAGTTGAACGACGATGGTTTGGAGTTGgtgtgataaataattgtatatatgcC gTTGGCGGTCATGATggaaatagttatttaaacagTGCAGAAGTTTTTGACTGCAGAACTCGAAAATGTCATACGATATCTAATATGTTTACAAAACGATTTGGTCATGGGCTTGGAGTActgaataatcttttatatgtg GTAGGAGGTCAATTCGAGAAATCTGTCGAATGTTATCATCCCAGTCTTGATAAATGGACACCAATTGCAGACATGTGTGTACGCCGCAGTGCAGTGGGTGTTGGAGTTGTAGATGATGTACTTTATGCTGTAGGTGGTTGTGATGGACATCAGGTTTGGAGTAGTGTCGAAGCATACAGTCCAAGTACAGGAGTTTGGACTAATATTCCAGACATGCATTTGTGTCGACGTAGTGCTG GAGTAGCAGTATTAGATGGTTTATTGTATGTCGTCGGTGGTCAGGACGGAGCTTCTGTTCTGGATTCTGTAGAATATTACAACCCTAACACTAATAAATGGACCATGGTCACAGCGTCAATGAATGTTGCAAGGAGATATGCAGGAGTTGTTGCCATCGATAGGTCACg tgttCGAATGTTTTGTGAGAAGGTTTTTTGTACCTACAGTATAAATTGA
- the LOC100158665 gene encoding kelch-like protein 2 isoform X3 codes for MQNMNQILEPSRCEPARYDYKKSSYAEIYDVLQSLRQDEILCDIKLETDDGGFIFGHKVVLASASPYFHAMFTNFSEKNQDLVTIRQLDYSALQLLIDFVYSGKISITEKNVQILLPASNLLQLQEVKNACCDFLQAQLCPTNVIGINLLADLHGCMQLSTSSELYIQQHFSDVVEEEEFLSLSSEQIVKLISSDELTVPSEEKIFESVIRWVKHDLDSRKRILPQLIEHMHLPLTSKGYILKNVVDEPLLNNCFKCKDYVLEALRFHLLKSEELIPIPHNIRTKPRQPGGTHKVILVVGGLGINRNILNSTEWYDPKINKWQYGPKMITPRYAGGLVVVNDNFVLGLGGSNSKSTLQSIDGIDLTSESSRWRPTYDMLVERRWFGVGVINNCIYAVGGHDGNSYLNSAEVFDCRTRKCHTISNMFTKRFGHGLGVLNNLLYVVGGQFEKSVECYHPSLDKWTPIADMCVRRSAVGVGVVDDVLYAVGGCDGHQVWSSVEAYSPSTGVWTNIPDMHLCRRSAGVAVLDGLLYVVGGQDGASVLDSVEYYNPNTNKWTMVTASMNVARRYAGVVAIDRSRYFKTC; via the exons ATGCAAAATATGAATCAAATTCTGGAACCCAGTCGATGTGAACCAGCTAGATACGACTATAAGAAATCGTCGTATGCGGAGATTTATGATGTGTTACAATCCTTACGCCA agatGAGATTCTTTGTGATATTAAACTAGAAACAGACGATGGTGGATTTATATTCGGCCACAAAGTAGTTCTAGCATCGGCTAGTCCATATTTCCATGCAATGTTCacaaatttttcagaaaaaaatcaaGATCTCGTTACTATCAGACAGTTGGACTACAGTGCTCTACAGCTCTTAATAGACTTTGTTTATTCTGGGAAAATCTCCATCACTGAAAAAAATGTGcag attttgttgCCAGCATCGAATCTTTTGCAATTACAAGAAGTCAAAAACGCATGTTGTGATTTTCTACAGGCACAACTATGTCCTACAAATGTTATTGGGATAAATTTGTTAGCTGATTTACATGGATGTATGCAATTGTCAACAAGTTcagaattatatattcaacaaCACTTTTc TGATGTGGTAGAAGAAGAAGAATTCCTGTCCTTGTCATCCGAGCAAATAGTTAAGTTGATCTCCAGTGATGAACTTACAGTTCCATCTGAAGAAAAA atatttgaaagtGTTATTCGATGGGTAAAACATGATTTGGATTCTAGAAAACGAATTTTGCCCCAATTAATAGAACATATGCATTTACCGTTAACATCGAAaggttacatattaaaaaatgtggTTGATGAACCTCttcttaataattgttttaaat gcaAAGATTACGTACTTGAAGCATTGCGTTTTCATTTACTTAAGTCAGAAGAACTTATCCCAATCCCACATAACATCCGGACTAAACCTAGACAGCCTGGTGGTacacataaa gtTATTTTAGTGGTTGGTGGACTAGGGATCAATcgcaacattttaaatagtacAGAATGGTATGACCCAAAAATCAACAAATGGCAGTATGGACCAAAAATGATTACACCACGATACGCTGGTGGTCTAGTTGtagtaaatgataattttgtgTTAGGTTTGGGTGGTTCAAATTCTAAATCAACTTTACAATCAATTGATGGGATAGATTTAACTTCAGAATCATCTCGTTGGAGACCAACCTACGACATGTTAGTTGAACGACGATGGTTTGGAGTTGgtgtgataaataattgtatatatgcC gTTGGCGGTCATGATggaaatagttatttaaacagTGCAGAAGTTTTTGACTGCAGAACTCGAAAATGTCATACGATATCTAATATGTTTACAAAACGATTTGGTCATGGGCTTGGAGTActgaataatcttttatatgtg GTAGGAGGTCAATTCGAGAAATCTGTCGAATGTTATCATCCCAGTCTTGATAAATGGACACCAATTGCAGACATGTGTGTACGCCGCAGTGCAGTGGGTGTTGGAGTTGTAGATGATGTACTTTATGCTGTAGGTGGTTGTGATGGACATCAGGTTTGGAGTAGTGTCGAAGCATACAGTCCAAGTACAGGAGTTTGGACTAATATTCCAGACATGCATTTGTGTCGACGTAGTGCTG GAGTAGCAGTATTAGATGGTTTATTGTATGTCGTCGGTGGTCAGGACGGAGCTTCTGTTCTGGATTCTGTAGAATATTACAACCCTAACACTAATAAATGGACCATGGTCACAGCGTCAATGAATGTTGCAAGGAGATATGCAGGAGTTGTTGCCATCGATAGGTCACggtattttaaaacttgttaa